In Homo sapiens chromosome 11, GRCh38.p14 Primary Assembly, one DNA window encodes the following:
- the PRSS23 gene encoding serine protease 23 precursor: MAGIPGLLFLLFFLLCAVGQVSPYSAPWKPTWPAYRLPVVLPQSTLNLAKPDFGAEAKLEVSSSCGPQCHKGTPLPTYEEAKQYLSYETLYANGSRTETQVGIYILSSSGDGAQHRDSGSSGKSRRKRQIYGYDSRFSIFGKDFLLNYPFSTSVKLSTGCTGTLVAEKHVLTAAHCIHDGKTYVKGTQKLRVGFLKPKFKDGGRGANDSTSAMPEQMKFQWIRVKRTHVPKGWIKGNANDIGMDYDYALLELKKPHKRKFMKIGVSPPAKQLPGGRIHFSGYDNDRPGNLVYRFCDVKDETYDLLYQQCDAQPGASGSGVYVRMWKRQQQKWERKIIGIFSGHQWVDMNGSPQDFNVAVRITPLKYAQICYWIKGNYLDCREG; the protein is encoded by the coding sequence ATGGCAGGGATTCCAgggctcctcttccttctcttctttctgctctGTGCTGTTGGGCAAGTGAGCCCTTACAGTGCCCCCTGGAAACCCACTTGGCCTGCATACCGCCTCCCTGTCGTCTTGCCCCAGTCTACCCTCAATTTAGCCAAGCCAGACTTTGGAGCCGAAGCCAAATTAGAAGTATCTTCTTCATGTGGACCCCAGTGTCATAAGGGAACTCCACTGCCCACTTACGAAGAGGCCAAGCAATATCTGTCTTATGAAACGCTCTATGCCAATGGCAGCCGCACAGAGACGCAGGTGGGCATCTACATCCTCAGCAGTAGTGGAGATGGGGCCCAACACCGAGACTCAGGGTCTTCAGGAAAGTCTCGAAGGAAGCGGCAGATTTATGGCTATGACAGCAGGTTCAGCATTTTTGGGAAGGACTTCCTGCTCAACTACCCTTTCTCAACATCAGTGAAGTTATCCACGGGCTGCACCGGCACCCTGGTGGCAGAGAAGCATGTCCTCACAGCTGCCCACTGCATACACGATGGAAAAACCTATGTGAAAGGAACCCAGAAGCTTCGAGTGGGCTTCCTAAAGCCCAAGTTTAAAGATGGTGGTCGAGGGGCCAACGACTCCACTTCAGCCATGCCCGAGCAGATGAAATTTCAGTGGATCCGGGTGAAACGCACCCATGTGCCCAAGGGTTGGATCAAGGGCAATGCCAATGACATCGGCATGGATTATGATTATGCCCTCCTGGAACTCAAAAAGCCCCACAAGAGAAAATTTATGAAGATTGGGGTGAGCCCTCCTGCTAAGCAGCTGCCAGGGGGCAGAATTCACTTCTCTGGTTATGACAATGACCGACCAGGCAATTTGGTGTATCGCTTCTGTGACGTCAAAGACGAGACCTATGACTTGCTCTACCAGCAATGCGATGCCCAGCCAGGGGCCAGCGGGTCTGGGGTCTATGTGAGGATGTGGAAGAGACAGCAGCAGAAGTGGGAGCGAAAAATTATTGGCATTTTTTCAGGGCACCAGTGGGTGGACATGAATGGTTCCCCACAGGATTTCAACGTGGCTGTCAGAATCACTCCTCTCAAATATGCCCAGATTTGCTATTGGATTAAAGGAAACTACCTGGATTGTAGGGAGGGGTGA